In the Rubrivivax gelatinosus IL144 genome, CATCGTGGAGCGCGTGTGAGCGGCCCGCTCGCCGGGCTGCGTGTGATCGAGTTCGCCGGGCTCGGCCCGGCGCCGTTCGCCGCGATGCTGCTGGCCGACCTGGGCGCCGAAGTGCTGCGCATCACGCGCCCCGGCGTCGAGCCCGACCCGCGCGACGTCACGACACGCAGCCGCGCGGCGCTGGCGTTGGACCTGCGCGACCCCGACGGCGCCGCCGCGGCGCTGGCGCTGGCCGCACGCGCCGACCTGCTGATCGAAGGTTTCCGCCCCGGCGTGATGGAGCGCCTGGGCCTGGGGCCGGACGTCGTGCTGGCGCGCCGGCCCTCGCTGGTCTACGGCCGCATGACCGGCTGGGGCCAGGACGGGCCGCTGGCGCAGGCCGCCGGCCACGACATCGACTACATCGCGATCAGCGGCGCGCTGGCCGCGATCGGCGTGCCCGGCCGGCCGCCGGTGCCGCCGGCCAACTACCTGGGCGACTTCGGCGGCGGCGCGATGCTGCTCGTCGTCGGCCTGCTGGCGGCGCTGCACGAGGCCCGCAGCTCCGGCCGCGGCCAGGTCGTCGACGCCGCGATGTGCGACGGCGCCGCGCTGCTGTCGGCCTTCATGGTCGGCTGGAAGGCGCAAGGCCTGTGGTCGCGCCCGCGCGGCGAGAACATGCTCGACGGCGGCGCGCACTTCTACGCCTGCTACGACTGTGCCGACGGCAAGCCGATCGCCGTCGGCGCGATCGAACCGCAGTTCTACGCCGAGCTGCGCCGCCTGGCCGGGATCGACGACCCGGCTTTCGACGCCCAGTTGGACGCCGGGCGCTGGCCCGAGCTGAAGGACAAGCTGGCCGCGATCTTCCGCACCCGCACGCGCGCCGAATGGTGTGCGCTGCTCGAAGGCACGGACGCCTGCTTCGCCCCGGTGCTCGACTGGGACGAGGCGCCGCAGCACCCGCACAACGCCGCACGCGGCAACTGGCTGGAGGCCGGCGGCGTGATGCAGCCGGCGCCGGCACCCCGTTTTTCGCGCACCGCAGCGCGAACCCCCGAACCCCCGACGGCGACGACGCTCGCCGCCGCGCTGGCCGCGTGGCCGGCGCGCTGACCCCCGAGAGAGCACCACGATGGACTTCGAATACAGCCCCGAGAACCTGGAGATGCAGCGCACGCTGCGCCGCTTCCTCGACGAGGAGGTGCTGCCGCGCAACCGCGACTGGTACCGCATCGCCGACGAAGGCCGCTACCCGACCGAGGTCGTCGAGCCGCTGAAGGCCCGGGCGCGTGAACTCGGCCTGTGGAACCTGTTCCTGCCGGGGCTCAAGGCCGACGAGCCCGGCACCGCGCTCAGCAACCTGGACTACGCGCCGCTGGCCGAGCTGATGGGCCGCATCGGCTGGGCCTCGGAGGTCTTCAACTGCAACGCGCCGGACACCGGCAACATGGAGCTGCTGCACCTGTTCGCCACGCCCGAGCAGCACGAGCGCTGGCTGAAACCGCTGCTGGCCGGCGAGATCCGCTCGTGTTTCTCGATGACCGAGCCCGATGTCGCCAGCTCCGACGCGACCAACATCGAGACCACGATCCGCCGCGACGGGGACCATTACGTCGTCAACGGCCGCAAGTGGTTCTCCACCGGTGCCGCGCACCCGAACTGCAAGGTTGCCGTCGTGATGGGCGTCACCGACGAGCGCCCCGACGCCGACCGCCATCGTCGCCACTCGATGATCCTCGTGCCGCTGGACACGCCGGGCGTGCAGGTGGTGCGCAACGTCGCCGTGCTGTCGCACGTCGCGCCCGACGGCCATTGCGAGATCGTCTACCGCGACGTGCGTGTGCCGGTCGCCAACCTGCTGGGCGAAGAAGGCAGCGGCTTCGCGCTCGCCCAGGCGCGCCTGGGCCCGGGGCGTGTGCACCACTGCATGCGCACCATCGGCCAGTGCGAGCTGGCGATCGAGATGATGTGCGAGCGGGCGCTGGAGCGCCGCGCCTTCGGCCGCCACCTGGCCGATTTCGCCAACATCCAGGACTGGATCGCGCATTCGCGTGTCGAGGTCGACCAGGCGCGGCTGCTGGTGCTGCGCGCCGCGGCCAAGATGGACCGCGCCGGCAACCAGGCCGCGCGCATCGACGTCTCGGCGATCAAGCTCGTCGCCGCGCAGCTGCACCAGCGTGTGCTCGACCGCGCGATCCAGGTCTTCGGCGCGATGGGGCTGACGCCCGACACGCCGCTGGCGCAGATGTTCAGCTGGGGCCGCGCGATGCGTTTCTTCGACGGCCCGGACGAGGTGCACTGCCGCGTCATCGCGCGCGACGAACTTGGCAAGGCCAAGGCGCGGCGCGGCTCGACGGCGGCGTATTACCTGATCGGCTGATCGTTTCATAAATCGTTTCACGCGGGGGCCATGAAATGATCTAATCCCTTGTCGCCAAAAGACAAGATGGCGACGAGGATCGTTTCATCGTGCTCCCGCTCGTCGACTTCCTGCGGCGCCGCGGCCGGCAAGCGGCCGGCGCGCTCGCCGAACAACTGGGCATCAGCCGCGCGACGCTGATGCGGGCCGTGCGCGCCGCCGGCGACGAGCTCGTCGTGCGCGGTGCCGCGCGCCGCACCCAGTACGCCGCGCGCCGGGCGCTGCGCGGGCAGGCGGCGCCGCTGCCGGTCTACCGTGTCGACGCCGAGGGCACGCCACGGCAGATCGCCTGGCTGCACCTGACGGCGCCCGACGGCTCGGCGCTGGAGATGCTGCAGCCGCTGGGCTGGCCGCTGGACGAGGCCGCGCGCGACGGCTGGTTCGACGGCCTGCCGTACCCGCTGCAGGACTTGCGGCCGCAAGGTTTTCTCGGCCGCGCCTTCGCGCGCCACCACGCGGCAACGCTGCAGGTCGCCGACGATCCGGCCGCCTGGAGCGACGACGACACGCTGCACGCGCTGTCGCTGCTGGGCGAGGACGCGCCCGGCGACCTGATCGTCGGCGAGGCGGCCTGCCGGCGCTGGCTGCAGCGTGTCCGTGCCGTTCGTGCCGGCGAGGCCGAGCCGCCGCTGCGCGAGGCCGAACTGGCGCAGGCCTATCCCGCGCTCGCCGACGCCGCGATGGCCGCCGGCCTGCCGGGCTCGTCGGCCGGCGGCGAGTTCCCCAAGTTCACGGCCTGGCGCGAAGGTGCCGACGGCCGGCCGCAGGCCGTGCTCGTCAAGTTCAGCGGCTCGGACGACTCGCCCGGCACGCGGCGCTGGTCCGACCTGCTGGTCTGCGAACACCTGGCCGGCGGCGTGTTGCCCGTGCTGGGCCTGCCGGCGGCCGTCTCGCGCATCGTGCAGGCCGGCGGGCGGACCTTCCTCGAAGTCGAACGCTTCGACCGCCACGGCGCGCTGGGCCGCTCGGGGCTGCTGTCCTGGGGCGCGTTGAACGCCGAGTGTTTCGGCCTCGCCGGGCGCTCCTGGGCCGAAGCCGGGCGGGCACTGGCGGCGCGCGGCTGGCTGGCCGCCGAGGACGCCCAGGCGCTGGCGCGGCTGTGGCAGTTCGGCCGGCTGCTCGCCAACACCGACATGCACGACGGCAACCTGTCGTTCCAGCCTGGCGAAGGCGCTGCGCCGCTTCGTATCGCGCCGGTCTACGACATGCTGCCGATGCTTTACGCGCCGGCGCGCGGCGTCGAACTGCCGCCGCGCGAGTACCGGCCCGAGCTGCCGCTGCCGCAGGACGCCGCGGTCTGGCAGGCGGCGGCGCCGGTGGCGCTGGCCTTCTGGCAGCGCGCCGCGGCCGATGCGCGCATCGGCGCCGAGTTCCGCGCCGTCTGCGCCGAGAACGCCCGCCGGCTCGCCGCGCTGCTGGGCTGAATCCGGATGCCGCTCGCGCCGGGCCTGGGCTAGGCTGGCCCTTCGACACCAGACCGGAGACCCGATGATCCTCGACGACGACCACCGCGCGGTGCAGGACGCGGTGCGCGCCTACGTGCAGGACCGCATTGCGCCACACGCGGCCGAGTGGGACCGCAGCCACAGCTTCCCGCGCGAGGCGCTGGCCGGGCTGGCCGAACTGGGCTGCTACGGCGTGGCCGTGCCGGCCGAACTCGACGGCGCGGGGCTGGACTACCTGGCGCTGGCCGTGATCCTGGAAGAGATCGCCGCCGGCTGCGGCGCCACCAGCACCATCGTCAGCGTCAACAACTGCCCCGTCTGCAGCATCCTGATGGCCTGGGGCGACGAGGCGCAGAAACAGCAGTGGCTGCGCCCGCTGGCGCGTGGTGCGATGCTGGGCGCCTTCTGCCTGACCGAGCCGCAGGTCGGCTCCGAGGCCTCGGGCCTGCGCACGACCGCGCGGCGCGACGGCGACGACTACGTCATCGACGGCGTCAAGCAGTTCATCACCAGCGGCAAGAACGGCGACGTGGCGATCGTCGTCGCCGTCACCGACAAGGAGGCGGGCAAGAAGGGCTTCAGCGCCTTCCTGGTGCCGACTTCGACGCCGGGCTACGTCGTCGCGCGGCTCGAGGACAAGATGGGCCAGCACGCCAGCGACACCGCGCAGATCGTCTTCGAAGGCTGCCGCGTGCCGGCCGCGAACCGCATCGGTGCCGAAGGCGAGGGGCTCAAGGTCGCGCTGTCGGGGCTGGAAGGCGGGCGCATCGGCATCGCCTCGCAGTGCGTCGGCATGGCGCGCGCTGCGCTGGACGCCGCCACCGTCTACGCCAAGGAGCGCGTCGCCTTCGGCAAGCCGATCTACGAGCACCAGGCGGTGCAGTTCCGCCTGGCCGACGCGGCGACGCAGATCGAGGCCGCGCGCCAGCTGGTGCACCACGCCGCGGCGCTGAAGGACGCCGGCCTGCCGTGCCTGAAGGAGGCGGCGATGGCCAAGCTCTTCGCCAGCGAGATGGCCGAGCGCGTCTGCAGCACCGCGATCCAGACCTTCGGCGGCTACGGCTACGTCAACGACTTCCCGGTCGAGCGCATCTACCGCGACGTGCGCGTCTGCCAGATCTATGAAGGCACCAGCGACGTGCAGCGCATCTTGATCGGCCGCGCGCTGGCCTGAGGCCAGGTCTCAGCGCGGCACGAGAAAGGTCGACTTCTCGCGCCGCGACAGCGGCGCTTCGCCGTCGTGCGCGGCTTCGCTCAGAACGAAGGCCACCGGCACAGACTGCCCGGCCAGCGCTGCCGCAGCCTCGGCCGGCAGGCGCAGCCGCACGACGACCTGGGCCGCACCGGCGGCGTCGACCGTGATCGGCTGGGCGTCGACCACCAGCCCGGCCGGGCCTTCGGCGCTGACGACGAGCTGCTGCGGGTGTTCGCTGCGATTCGTCACCTGCAGCCGGTAGACGTTCTCGATCGCGCCTTCGTCGACCAGGCGCGCCAGCGTGCTGCGGTCCTTCAGCACGTCGAACTGGAAGGGGCTGCGCAGCGCCAGGCTGGCGGCGAACGCCAGCGTCAGCGCCGATAGCAGCGCGCCGTAGATCAGCACACGCGGGCGCAGCACGCGGCGCAGCGTCTCGCGCCGGCTCCAGCCGCCGGCCACGGCGTTCTCGGTCGAGTAGCGGATCAGCCCGCGTGCGTAACCCATCTTGTCCATCACGCCGTCGCAGGCGTCGATGCAGGCGGCGCAGCCGATGCACTCGTTCTGCAGGCCGTGGCGGATGTCGATGCCGGTCGGGCAGACCTGCACGCACAGCGTGCAGTCGACGCAGGAGCCCAGGCCCAGCGCACCGGCGTCGGCTTTCTTGGAGCGGGCGCCGCGCGGTTCGCCGCGGCCGGCGTCGTAGGCGATGACCAGCGAGTCGCGGTCGATCATCGCGCTCTGGAAACGCGCGTAGGGGCAGATGTACTTGCACATCTGCTCGCGCAGCAGGCCGGCGTTGCCGTAGGTGAAAGCGCCGTAGAACAGCGCCCAGAAGGCGCTCCAGCCGCCGATCTCGCCCTGCAGCGTGGCCGGCACGAACTCGCGGATCGGCGTGAACCAGCCGACGAAGGTCAGGCCGGTGACCAAGCTGAACACGGTCCACGCGGCGATCTTGCCGCTGCGGCGCGCGACCTTGGCGGCGCTCCAGGGCGCCCGGTCCAGGCGCATGCGCGCCAGGCGATCGCCTTCGAAGCGGCGCTCGATCCACATGAAGATCGAGGTGTAGACCGTCTGCGGGCAGGCGTAGCCGCACCACAGCCGCCCGGCGACCGCGGTGAAGAAGAACAGCGCCAGCGCCGACAGCACCAGCAGCCCGGCCAGGTAGATCAGGTCCTGCGGCACGAGCACCAGATCGAAGAGGTAGAAGCGCTGCGCGTCGAGGTCGAACAGCACCGCCTGGCGGCCGCCGATCTCCAGCCAGGGCAGGCCGTAGAAGAAGAGCTGCGTCAGCCAGACGAAGACCCAGCGCCAGGTGGCGTAGCGGCCGCTGACGGCGCGCGCGTAGATCGGCTGGCGCTTCTGGTAGAGCGAGACGACTTCCGGCGCCCCGGCGGCAGCGGCCACGGGGCGGATCGGGATCACGCGGGCATCGGGCATCTTCGTCACGGGCACTCCGGGGCGCCGCCGCGTCGCCGCAGCGGCCGGGGACACAAGGGGGCGTTCAGCGCTTCAGCTCGGCGCGCTTGAGCTTCACCGGG is a window encoding:
- a CDS encoding acyl-CoA dehydrogenase family protein; translation: MDFEYSPENLEMQRTLRRFLDEEVLPRNRDWYRIADEGRYPTEVVEPLKARARELGLWNLFLPGLKADEPGTALSNLDYAPLAELMGRIGWASEVFNCNAPDTGNMELLHLFATPEQHERWLKPLLAGEIRSCFSMTEPDVASSDATNIETTIRRDGDHYVVNGRKWFSTGAAHPNCKVAVVMGVTDERPDADRHRRHSMILVPLDTPGVQVVRNVAVLSHVAPDGHCEIVYRDVRVPVANLLGEEGSGFALAQARLGPGRVHHCMRTIGQCELAIEMMCERALERRAFGRHLADFANIQDWIAHSRVEVDQARLLVLRAAAKMDRAGNQAARIDVSAIKLVAAQLHQRVLDRAIQVFGAMGLTPDTPLAQMFSWGRAMRFFDGPDEVHCRVIARDELGKAKARRGSTAAYYLIG
- a CDS encoding CaiB/BaiF CoA transferase family protein — translated: MSGPLAGLRVIEFAGLGPAPFAAMLLADLGAEVLRITRPGVEPDPRDVTTRSRAALALDLRDPDGAAAALALAARADLLIEGFRPGVMERLGLGPDVVLARRPSLVYGRMTGWGQDGPLAQAAGHDIDYIAISGALAAIGVPGRPPVPPANYLGDFGGGAMLLVVGLLAALHEARSSGRGQVVDAAMCDGAALLSAFMVGWKAQGLWSRPRGENMLDGGAHFYACYDCADGKPIAVGAIEPQFYAELRRLAGIDDPAFDAQLDAGRWPELKDKLAAIFRTRTRAEWCALLEGTDACFAPVLDWDEAPQHPHNAARGNWLEAGGVMQPAPAPRFSRTAARTPEPPTATTLAAALAAWPAR
- the ccoG gene encoding cytochrome c oxidase accessory protein CcoG is translated as MPDARVIPIRPVAAAAGAPEVVSLYQKRQPIYARAVSGRYATWRWVFVWLTQLFFYGLPWLEIGGRQAVLFDLDAQRFYLFDLVLVPQDLIYLAGLLVLSALALFFFTAVAGRLWCGYACPQTVYTSIFMWIERRFEGDRLARMRLDRAPWSAAKVARRSGKIAAWTVFSLVTGLTFVGWFTPIREFVPATLQGEIGGWSAFWALFYGAFTYGNAGLLREQMCKYICPYARFQSAMIDRDSLVIAYDAGRGEPRGARSKKADAGALGLGSCVDCTLCVQVCPTGIDIRHGLQNECIGCAACIDACDGVMDKMGYARGLIRYSTENAVAGGWSRRETLRRVLRPRVLIYGALLSALTLAFAASLALRSPFQFDVLKDRSTLARLVDEGAIENVYRLQVTNRSEHPQQLVVSAEGPAGLVVDAQPITVDAAGAAQVVVRLRLPAEAAAALAGQSVPVAFVLSEAAHDGEAPLSRREKSTFLVPR
- a CDS encoding acyl-CoA dehydrogenase family protein — its product is MILDDDHRAVQDAVRAYVQDRIAPHAAEWDRSHSFPREALAGLAELGCYGVAVPAELDGAGLDYLALAVILEEIAAGCGATSTIVSVNNCPVCSILMAWGDEAQKQQWLRPLARGAMLGAFCLTEPQVGSEASGLRTTARRDGDDYVIDGVKQFITSGKNGDVAIVVAVTDKEAGKKGFSAFLVPTSTPGYVVARLEDKMGQHASDTAQIVFEGCRVPAANRIGAEGEGLKVALSGLEGGRIGIASQCVGMARAALDAATVYAKERVAFGKPIYEHQAVQFRLADAATQIEAARQLVHHAAALKDAGLPCLKEAAMAKLFASEMAERVCSTAIQTFGGYGYVNDFPVERIYRDVRVCQIYEGTSDVQRILIGRALA
- the yjjJ gene encoding type II toxin-antitoxin system HipA family toxin YjjJ, producing MLPLVDFLRRRGRQAAGALAEQLGISRATLMRAVRAAGDELVVRGAARRTQYAARRALRGQAAPLPVYRVDAEGTPRQIAWLHLTAPDGSALEMLQPLGWPLDEAARDGWFDGLPYPLQDLRPQGFLGRAFARHHAATLQVADDPAAWSDDDTLHALSLLGEDAPGDLIVGEAACRRWLQRVRAVRAGEAEPPLREAELAQAYPALADAAMAAGLPGSSAGGEFPKFTAWREGADGRPQAVLVKFSGSDDSPGTRRWSDLLVCEHLAGGVLPVLGLPAAVSRIVQAGGRTFLEVERFDRHGALGRSGLLSWGALNAECFGLAGRSWAEAGRALAARGWLAAEDAQALARLWQFGRLLANTDMHDGNLSFQPGEGAAPLRIAPVYDMLPMLYAPARGVELPPREYRPELPLPQDAAVWQAAAPVALAFWQRAAADARIGAEFRAVCAENARRLAALLG